The Nicotiana tomentosiformis chromosome 2, ASM39032v3, whole genome shotgun sequence genome includes the window cattacatcctcgatgtaacgacccggctggtcgttttgagagtaatagccccaatcccctattaactactttttccatatctattttctgctattgtgacttaccgggaggtttcgttttgatttttagagtgttttgggacacttagtccctaaatgggagCTTAAGTTTTAAAATTTAGGCCGTAGTCGGAATAGTataaagacgactccagaatggaattccatcgactccattagctccgttgggtgattttgggcttaggggcgtgtccggattgtgttttggaggtccgtagctcaattaggcttgaaatggcgaaagtcgaatttttgtaGTTTTGGAccgtagtggaatttttgatatcggggtcggattcccattccgaaagttggagtaggtccgtaatattgattttgacttgtgtgcaaaatatggggTCAATGGATGTGGTTTTgttagtttcggcatcgattgtcgaatttggaagttttaagttctttaagtttgaatcggaggatgattcataattttagcattgtttgatgtgaattgagggctctactaagttcgtatggtattttaggattggttgaggtctcgggggcctcgggtgaatttcgaggTGTGTTTTGAGCCAGTACGGGCTTTTTggcactctaatgttgttctgggagtctttggaagtgcggaccgcacattttgggagtgctgaggcaaaaagGGAAGTGTAGACCTCAggggaattgtgcggaccgcacaattttgtttGCAGCCGCACTTCAGGCCGCAAAggagtgtgcggccgcactcaggaacTCTCAGATTCGGTGATCTGActtcagaagcttatatcttttgatctaggAGGAATTTTGATTTGATTCAAAAACTAAAGTTGTTgaccttcgtgtctagtttccataaagataaagaagtcatcatttggacatctgtagagaaagatatggccaaaatactaaagtctGGCAATGCAGTCACCAagagagtgcggccgcataatttttgTGCGACCACAGGAGCTGGGATGTGCGCCCGCgcttggaattgtgcggaccgcacatggtgagttcagagaatgtactatataactgagacttaggttattatttcatttttggaccttgggagctTGGTTTGAGACGATGTttcatgggtttttcaagaaattcattggggtaagttgattctaactcgaatttggttaatatacatgaatatatcactgattttatcatttaattagtactttaagatgaaaatttggaaaaaattgtagaaaattcatAAAAcacaaattgaggatttgaaggtcgagctGTGATTGGAATTGGCtaattttggtatagttggactcgtgagtgaatgagtattcatattttgtgacttttacccgatttcgagacgtgggcccggggaggcatttttctaatttcttgctttagctttgatttcattagctagattagtttcttgtagctatatttacgttatgtaattgatttggctagatttgggccactcggagccggatattcgtgggaaaggcattgtgactgattgattgagcttgtttataggtaagtggcttgcctaaccttgtgtgggggaactccccttagaatttggtactgtttttgatatatgagcaccgtttacgtgaggtgacgagtgcgtacatgtgCTATTGTTGAAAAACTCTGTTTTCATTAAGTAAAATACTTGTCTTTCTTTAACTGAGCTACACTAGTATATGaatttatcctgtttagtctagaacatcatgtctacgtgtcttaattgcttatgtgaactctgtacAGTATGCTTAgtaaatttcctgcttcttccttgactggtgcttagtctaaattgtaagctttcgtgatgtagttgtatttctattatttgctctgcatatttagtttgggactacagaacggtattctggtagatccccctgctctgcatatttactttgggattatggaacggtattccggtagatccccctgctctacatatttactttgggactacggaacgttattccggtagatccccctgctttgcatatttactttgggactatagaatggtattccggtagatcccccattatttttgcacatttactttgggactacggaatggtattccgattgatccccctgctctgcatatttactttgggactacggaacggtattccggtagatcctccCTTATTTTTGCActtttacgtttgggactatgggacggtatcctgggagatcccctattgttatttctgtgtactgaactgttgacttgctatgatttcattcttgttaaatttcagtacttatttttactgcaatatttcattttatcttgtgttattatctatataccagtagggccctgacctgacctcgtcactactcgaccgaggttaggcttggcacttactgggtaccgattgtggtgtactcaagcTACTCTTTTGcatatatttttcgtgtgcagatccagatactcaTTATTagtcgcactatcagtgagctgagatagctttggagacttcaaggtatatctgtcgtatccgcagatctcggagtccccttttactcttccccatgtccattatcttctgtattttcttttgatagactctgatgtatagagtcacttgattttccttctgtagtttgtgattcacgatgttccaggttttgggaatgCTATGTAGTATACTaaggagttggttattgtacatgccaagcggtaTGGTATTCAATTATggtgttattgctacagttagttgttgaatttaagttttcatttcattattccgcaaatgttagtcttacctagtcacagagactaggtgccgtcacgacgtcatacagaggggaaattggatcgtgacaagttggtatcagagctctaggttcataggtgtcatgagatacaagccggtttattagagtctcgcggatcagtactgtcacgatccaaactaaccctgtcatgatggcacctatcgtagaactaggcaagccgactaatttccaaaacaaaccgatattttcatttcaaagataatccaacgttatttaacataaaaaccttcgtagaggagttccaatcaaaataaaagtgtggaagaaaaagcccgacatcggagtgtcactagtcatgagcatctactacaatctatctaacaatatcaaagtTAACttagcctgaaaaatagctaaatacaactaaagaaagataagagggagaagagcaggggctgcgatcgccaaacagctaccttgctatctccaaggaaatctgcaactagaacaatcaataaccgctaccgtgtccagctacacctgaatctgcacacaaggtgcagggagtaacgtgagtacgctaactcagtaagtaacaataataaataaagactgagcagtagtgacgagcaataaagcatataacattcatatcggaaAATcccagtaaaataccacatgcttttaaaatcagggtttgaatcaaaacatctcgtttaacgcAGTTCcagaaaaaaatcatttaaagatattttttaacagttttcaaacagaggaaaaatacaaaggtgagcaaaaatgatgaaatcataaacagcccctcgggcaaaacatcacccatatacagcccctcgggaaaacctcacagtcactcgtgccactcgggcatacctcacaatcactcttgccactcgggcatacctcacaatcactcatgcctcccagtcactcagcactcggcactcgcactcagtaggtacctgcgctcactgggggtgtgtacagactccggaggggctccttcagcccaagcgctataatctgcacggacaactcacgtgctgcacggacaactcacgtgctataataataaagtatgctacaggcgggcaaccccgatctacactcttccttacaatcaggccctcggccgatatcaacatgctgcggcgtgcaacccgatcccataaatttcctcataaatcaggccctcggcctcactcagtcataaacctctcaagccactcgggcatttcaataaaataaggcattcggcccaaaatatttatatgcattaaaatagagtcataaaactgagttatgcggtaaacaagtataaacatgactgaatatagattttcaatcgaaaacaatgagaggatagtgagaaaaagcccctaagggtccaaacaacactgacgcatggcccaaacatggcattaagcccaatttacagaaactctttctaaaacataaaagtatcatatagtttcaacaaagtatgcaactttacagttgctaccggatggaccaagtcataatccccaacagtgcatgcccacacgcccgtcacctagcgtgtgaGTCGCTAacaatagtagaatgatacaaaatatgggatttcgtaccctcaggactagatttacaatcgttacttacctcaaaccgattaaatatctaccccgcaatgctcttgcctatggactcggcctccaaattctctgaatctattcacaatcagtacaataccatcaatacgcgctaatggaataaattccacaagaaaagctacgaaattagaccaaaacccgaaattggctcaaactcgccccccgggcccacgtctcgaaatccaaaaaaattcacaaaactagaaagctcattcactcacgaacctaaccataccaaattcatcaaaatccgacatcgtttggtccttcaaatccttaaattactttccaaatATTTCAagtcctaacccctcatttttactaattacaatgattaaacaacggaaaatcaccatatatacgagtattagggctcaagcaacttagcTCACTGATAgaccttgaatcacccttcagaAATCCCTCCAAAACCTCCAAaacccgacttgaaaatggtggaaataaaCCAAATTCGCAAAGGGTTCTATTTATAGTTTCTGactaggtttttcgcacctgcggaaactttcacgcttctgcgccaccgcacctaCGAAAaaattcatcgcaggtgcggaactcacttagaagcccagcttccgcatctgcagcccaaaaccccgcgcctgcgaaggcgcacctgcgcgtttcctccgcttctgcgaatgcactgttgcgtgtgcagaAATCAGTGCAGCGACTTTACAGCTGTAGAGAGTTGACTTGTACTGTCATCAGAGGAACTGATGGACATTTGTTCCATCTCCCGTTTCTTTGATTCAAGTTGTTGGGACTTGTGCCAGACTTAAAACTTGTTGTTCTTGAACACTTTGAGGATGTGTAACAAGTTCCCAATCTGGTTCTTATTGagaagtttgttagatcatcaaaatacaCAAAGACACGTAACTTAACACTATGTTATCCAAACCTTGTCCCTACTGTCTACTtaagaatttgagaagtaaaAAATCAGCCAGCATTTGAATTCTACCACTTGAAAAAATTAAATTCGTCCGTTTTCAAATTGAAATTTCCATTTGATACCAAAAGAATAAAGAATCTGCTATATATAATTATACAGGAAAATTACAAAAGATGCAATTTTGTAGCCTTAGCCAACACAAATCTTCCATAACTATACAAGAAAACTGACAAAAGATGCAATTTTTAACGTTAGCCAATACATTCTCCGACAGATTATCTAGAACATGAAAAATCCATTCGTCACAATATTATACCACCCAAAAAGAATAAAGAATCTACAGCAATCTTACAACAAAAACTGAAATAAGATAAGAGTACACATTTTACACGTTAGCCTCCAATATGTTAGTTATGATTGTGCTGTTGACGGTCCAAAACTGGCTAATAATGCAAGGGATAGACTGCTCGACAAGTCGGGCATGTGTTTTTCTTGGATAGCCAAGGCAAGAGACACCTAATATGAAAGGCGTGGGAACAATATGCTGCATGCTCGTCTTTAAACTCTTCATAACAAACAGGGCAAGTGTCATCTATTAGATCTTTAAGTCTAGATGAAATGTTGAATAAGTTAACCTTCTAATGATTGGCTCTATCTTTTCTCTTTAGCATAAGTTACTCCGATATTCAGAAGTCTATTAGCTTAACTATTCTAGGCTGGTTGTTCTTCCTTTTGGAATTAATGCAAAATCAACAGTGTACTAAGAATTTATAAGACTATCATTCTTTTCCCACTCATCTGTCCAAACCTCAAAAGGCTCATCTACAAAAATCTTTTTAACCCTTGCAAGGTAGAATCATCAATTCTCACTCACTATTAGTAACTTCTTTAGTCTTTACTGTAGATATAGACAAGGAAAAACTTGTATTGACAAGAAAAAGGATAAGACTCTGCACTTTTTCTGTTTTATAATGAGTAAAAAGCTTTACATGATCATGAGCTGTATAGGATTTGGATAATGTTTTATCCTAGCTAATCTTCCAACTCTTGGGGGTTGAGATTGTCAGTTTATTGTTCGCAACACTAAACTAATACTACTGATCTTCAACCATTACAGGTTCCAACAAATGAATGTAGGTAATTTGGAAAATATGATCAGCGAAATACACTATGCACAGAGTTAAAATAATCGAAAGCAAATGCAAACCTTATGCTGAGGAACTTTCTCTTGCATATGAATTTAGGAACTTGTTTTGACAGATGAAGTTTTGCATTTCACATTCTCTTGCATCTCATATGTGGGAGTAGTCTTCATAATATAAATTGGTTGTTTCCAACTTTATTAGACATTCAGAAAAGGCAAAGAAGAATAATAAGAATGTTTATATCATTATGTTGTGCAAACCTTGTCCCCACTGTCGAGGTAAGAAGTTGAGAGAAACAAAACAGCCTGCAGCAACTGAAATGCTTTCTAGAACATGAAAAAATTACTTTTCTTTCAAATTAAAATTGCCATTGATACAAAAAATAATCTGCAATAATTATACAAGAAAATTGCAAAAGATGCGATTTTTGAGTGTTAGCCAACACAATCTGCCATAAATATACAAGAAAACTGAAAAATATGCAATTTTTAAACGTTAGCCAACACATTCCCCGACATATTATTTAAAACATGAAAAATCCATTCGTTACATTATGATACCATACTACCCAAAAAGAATAAAGAATCTGCAACAATCATACAACAAAACTGAAATAAGATAAAGAGTACACATTTTAAACTTTAGCCTCAAATATGTTAGTTATGATTGTGCTAATGTCATTGATGAACCAAAACTGGCGAATAATGCAAGGTATAGACTGCTCGACAAGTTGGGCATGTGTTTACGATACGAATCATTCCTATAATCAGTAGCACTCGCACTGCGTAGGGTAGAACTTGTTTTAACATATGAAAATTTTCACTTCACAGTCTCTTGCATCTCATAACGAAGACTAGTCTTCACATGAATTGGTTGTTTTCAACTTCACGGCGTTGAGAAAGGCAACAAAGAGTAACAAGAATGCTTATATATCATTGTTCTGTGCCAATCTTACTCCAAAAAAATAAAGAACCTGCAATAAATATATAAGAAATTTGAAAAAAAGACGCTATTTTTCCAACATCTTATAATATATTGCACATGAAAAATTCCTTCGTTACAATATGATACTACCCAAAAAGAATAAAGAAACTGCAGCAATATTCATACAACAAAACTGAAATAAGATAAGAGTACACATTTTAAACGCTAGCCTCCATTTCAATATGTTGGTTATGATTGTGCTAATGTCGTTGACGGTCCAAAACTGACGAATAATGCAAGGGATAGACTGATCGACAAGTTGGGCATGTGTTTTTTTCAGATAGCCAAGGCAAGAGACACCTAATATGAAAGGCGTGCGAACAATATGTTGCAATCACTTCATTCTCGTCTTTAAACTCTTCATAACAAACAGGGCAAGTGTCATCTATTAGATCTTTAAGGGTAATACCTGGACTTGGACACCAAGACCTTAGAGTTGGATTCACTTCAAAAAAATGTAACGAACCTAGAGGGAGAGATGGCAGAGCCACGACGCAGTACCAGAGTAGTGCAGCCACCCAAACACTTGGATGATTACGTGGTCCCAAAAAGGACATCTCTGCCAAACTCGTTAGTGGGAAGCAAGCACCAGGCTGTCCCAAATGCAGGGGATATTGTTATATAAACTCAGAGAGACTCTTTGTTAGGATAGGAATGAGTTAAGTCTTTATTTTGCCTTAATTTTCTTTGTTCTGGAACCTTTCCCCATTCTcccttttgttttttctttaatgAAATTTTAGTGTTGCTGCTCTTTCTTGTTCAATCCAAAGCTGTAATCAGAGGTTTGGTTATTTTCCATTTTGAATCAATACAAGTTCATAACAATTTGGTGCTCTCGTTGACCTTCCCTACAAATGGGTGAAGGTGAAATCCCTAATACTCGCCTGAGAACATTGGATGCAGATATGAAACAGGTCCAACAACAAATAGCTGCTCATGACTTGAAGTTTGACACCATCTCCGCCACTCTGCTGGATATTCTAACTCAACTGAGCTTGCAATCTCAAAATAACCACACTTCCTCTCCTAACCCAGCAAAAACCCATGCTTCTACTACACCTCCTGGTTTTCCGACCATGGCCTCCGCCAGTTTCCAAACTATAGCTTCTGCTGGTTTTCCCCCATCCACCACAACAAACTTCCAACCCCGAAACACACCACAACACCCTCTTTTCACTTCTTACCACCAAAACTCACCACCACAACAACCTTTCTTCACCACTTACCCCCAAAACTCATCACCACATCATCTCTTTAATTCTCAGCCTATGTTATACCAGCAATACACTGGGACTTACAATCCTTTAGGCCAGTTCCATCGTGATAAACCCGCCCTGATAGATCTGTCCCGCTTTGATGGCTCCTTTGCTGAGAGCTGGGTGTTTCAAGCCAATCAGTTCTTTGATAACtatggcatttatgaagaatacCGTCTCTCTCTTTATCCCTTCTATTTTGAAGGTGAAGCCCGTGAGTGGTATCAATGGATGCACAAAAATCTCCAAATCATGAGTTGGAGTCAATTTACAACGGCGTTAATAGTTCGATTTGGACAGAGATTGTTGGAAACGCCAGAGAGCCTGCTAGCCAAACTTCAGATGACCTCCACAGTAAAGGAATATCTGTCTCGCTTTGAGCAGCTGCTCAACCGTACCTCTGATATATCTCCACCCTGGCTCCTACATTTTTTTTACTTCTGGGCTGCGTTCAGTTATTAAAAGTGAGGTGCTATCATTTAGGCCCAAGGACTTGAATGATGCAATTGGGCTCGCTTTCTTGCAAGAACAAAAATTACAAGCCCAAGTCACCAACAACCGACCCACACCACTGCCAAGGTCGCATTACTCTCAAACCCCACTTCCTTCAAACCACTTTCAAAAGTCAAGCCCGGCTACCATTATTCACTCACAACCATCTATCTCAATACCTCCGTCGCCGTCTTTACCAGGACTCGGCCGTCTACCCTACAAGAAACTTACACCAGTGGAGTTGCAGCGTAAACGTGAGCTTAACTTGTGCTTTAATTGTGATGAAAAGTACACCAAAGGTCATCGCTGCTCTACTAGGCCTCAGCTCCTTCTTCTACTGACCGACGATGATCCTTCAATTGAATCTCTCATGGCCACCACTGAGCTTCCCTCCGATACTACATCACCTACATTACCGGCAACCGATCCAGCTGTCCCAGCCATTAGCTATCTTGCTCTGTCGGGTGGGTCTTTTCCAACAGCCCTCCATTTTACTGGCACGGTTAAAGGCGTTTCTATTCAGGTACTTATGGATAATGGTAGTACGCACAACTTCATACATCCCCGAGTTGATAAATTCCTTAAAGTACCAATTGAGGACTCGTTGAAATTTTTTGTTATGGTGGGCAACGGCACTCTTTTGAAATGTTTGGGGGTGGTTCGGCAGCTATCGCTCACAATTCAGGACCATACACTTGTCGCTGATTTCTTTGTCCTTGAATTTGAAGGCTCCGATGTTGTACTGGGCGTGGTTTGGTTGGCCACCTTAGGCCCAACTGTGACAGACTATGCTGAGAGAAAATTTCAATTCCAGGTCCAAGACAAACAAGTCACTTGGTTTGGCCACTCTAGCCCACTCATTGAGCAGGCCCAACTACACTCCTTGAGGCGCCTTCAAACCACTAATGCTATAGCATACATGTTCCACTTAAAATTAATGTTGCCATCTTCTCCTATAAACGACCCACTTCCTGTAGACCTCTCTGCCATTTTGGATTCCTATCCTGAGATGTTTTCGCAAACATCAACCATGCCTCCACCTCGCCCGCAAGATCACTGCATACCACTGGTTCCGGGCTCCGCCCCCATTAATGTACGCCCATACCGTTACCCACACTTCCAAAAAGCTGAAATTGAACGTTTGGTCTCCGAAATGCTGCATTCAGGCATCATTCGTCCTAGTTCTAGCCCATATTCATCTCCTGTCTTATTGGTTCGTAAGAAGGATGGCACCTGGCGATTCTGCATAGACTATCGGGCTTTAAACTCCATCACCATCAAAGACCGTTTCCCTATTCCCACCATTGATGAGTTGTTCGACGAACTCCATGGTGCTTGTATCTTCTCTAAATTGGATTTGCTGGCTGGATATCATCAAATTCGAGTTCATCCCAATGACATTGAGAAGACCGCATTTCGCACACATGAAGGTCACTATGAGTTCATAGTGATGCCTTTCGGCCTTTCCAATGCCCCTTCTACCTTTCAAGCTACCATGAATGCCATCTTTAAGCCTCTCTTACGTCGTTTTGTCCTGGTCTTTTTCGATGATATATTGATCTATAGTAGTTCTTGGTCCGACCATCTTCAACAAGTATTTGACTTATTACGCCACAACTCTTTAATTGTGAAGCGCtctaaatgcaaattcgggcagaCTTCAATTGATTACCTCGGGCATATAATTTCGTCCATGGGTCTCCAGGTGGACCCATCAAAGATACAAGCAATTGAAGATTAGCCTCCTCCAGTATCTGTCAAGGAAGTTCGTGGTTTTCTCGGTCTTACGGGCTACTATAGATGCTTTGTCAGACATTATGCCCAATTGGCCTCTCCATTAACGGACATCCTAAAAAAAGATGCCTTTAAATGGACCGAGGACGAAGCTAAGGCATTCACTACTCTGAAACAAGCCTTGAGCTCTGTTCCAGTTTTATGTTTACCCAACTTTCAAATTTCTTAGTTGAGACTGATGCCTCCGGCACTGGCATTGGTGTGGTGCTAACCCAAGAGGGCCATCCCATAGCTTTTTACAGTCAAAAATTGTCACCTCGTATGCGAGCTGCATCCACCTATCACAGGGAGATGTTCGCGATTACTCAAGCGGTGCAAAAATGGCGACAATATCTGTTGGGTTGCAAGTTCGAAATTGTCACTGACCAGCAACCGCTGAAAGCTCTTACAAACCAGGTTATTCTCAAACTCCTGAGCAACAACGTTGGCTCACAAAGTTAATTGGCTATGATTTCGATATAGTTTATCGACCTGGGAAACTCAATGCAGCAGCTGATGCCCTCTCCCGCCTTCCTACCTCGCAATTTCTCTCTCTTGCTCTTACTGAATTTGCCCTGGTGGATAAATTGAAGGAGTTAAATAGAAAACATCCTGATTTACTGAATTTGCAACGCCAACTAGTCACTTATCCTATCGCCCTTCATGAGTACTCCTTTCAAGAGGGGCTTCTTTTTTATCACAACAGATTGGTTGTCCCACAAGACCATGTTCTCCGCAACCTTCTGCTGCAGGAATTTCACGCCTCAAAAATTGGCGGACATGGGGGAGTGGCGCGTACATTTCATCGATTGTCTTCAAATTTCTATTGGCCCGGAATGCGAGTGGATGTTAAAAAATTTATTCTTGAATGTGAAATATGTCAACAGATGAAGGACTCCTCGTCAAAACCGGCTGGCCTTCTTCAACCTATACCTCTGCCTTCCGCAATATTTGAGGAGATCTCTATGGATTTCATCACTGGTCTCCCTCCTTCCCATGGGCGCATAGCTATTTTGGTCATCGTGGACCGTTTGTCCAAGTATGGGCATTTTTTGGCATTACCAACCTCCTTCACAAGCCAAAAAGTTGCTGAACTCTTTGTCCAAGAGTTCATCCGCTTACATGGCTTTCCGACCAAAATCATCAATGATcgtgatcccatatttttgtcagAATTTTGGCAAGAGATCAATCGTTTACAAGGTACTTAGCTGGCCAAGAGTTCCTCCTACCATCCTCAAACGGATGGACAGACAGAAGCCTTGAACAAGTGTCTCGAAATGTACTTGCGTTGTTTTGTTGCTGACTCTCCTACCCTCTGGTTTAAACTTTTGCCTTGGGCAGAGTTTTGGTATAATACCTCCTTTCAGCATAGTTCCAAGATGACACCGTTTGAAGTTGTTTATGGTAGACCTCCTCCCACTATCACCAGGTTCATTGCCGACTCTTCTCACAACCAAGCAGTGGTGGAGAATTTTAGACAACGTGATGAGACCTTAGCTATTCTCAAAGATAATCTTCACCAAGCACAAGCTAGAATGAAAGCTCTGGCAGACAAGGGTCGTCGTGATATTTCTTTTGAAGTAGGTGATTGGGTCTATGTTCGATTTCGTCCTTATCGGCAGTTGTCTATGCGACTACAACGTTATAGCAAACTCAGTCGTCGTTTTTTTG containing:
- the LOC138904500 gene encoding uncharacterized protein, translating into MGEGEIPNTRLRTLDADMKQVQQQIAAHDLKFDTISATLLDILTQLSLQSQNNHTSSPNPAKTHASTTPPGFPTMASASFQTIASAGFPPSTTTNFQPRNTPQHPLFTSYHQNSPPQQPFFTTYPQNSSPHHLFNSQPMLYQQYTGTYNPLGQFHRDKPALIDLSRFDGSFAESWVFQANQFFDNYGIYEEYRLSLYPFYFEGEAREWYQWMHKNLQIMSWSQFTTALIVRFGQRLLETPESLLAKLQMTSTVKEYLSRFEQLLNLIKSEVLSFRPKDLNDAIGLAFLQEQKLQAQVTNNRPTPLPRSHYSQTPLPSNHFQKSSPATIIHSQPSISIPPSPSLPGLGRLPYKKLTPVELQRKRELNLCFNCDEKYTKGHRCSTRPQLLLLLTDDDPSIESLMATTELPSDTTSPTLPATDPAVPAISYLALSGGSFPTALHFTGTVKGVSIQVLMDNGSTHNFIHPRVDKFLKVPIEDSLKFFVMVGNGTLLKCLGVVRQLSLTIQDHTLVADFFVLEFEGSDVVLGVVWLATLGPTVTDYAERKFQFQVQDKQVTWFGHSSPLIEQAQLHSLRRLQTTNAIAYMFHLKLMLPSSPINDPLPVDLSAILDSYPEMFSQTSTMPPPRPQDHCIPLVPGSAPINVRPYRYPHFQKAEIERLVSEMLHSGIIRPSSSPYSSPVLLVRKKDGTWRFCIDYRALNSITIKDRFPIPTIDELFDELHGACIFSKLDLLAGYHQIRVHPNDIEKTAFRTHEATAESSYKPGYSQTPEQQRWLTKLIGYDFDIVYRPGKLNAAADALSRLPTSQFLSLALTEFALVDKLKELNRKHPDLLNLQRQLVTYPIALHEYSFQEGLLFYHNRLVVPQDHVLRNLLLQEFHASKIGGHGGVARTFHRLSSNFYWPGMRVDVKKFILECEICQQMKDSSSKPAGLLQPIPLPSAIFEEISMDFITGLPPSHGRIAILVIVDRLSKYGHFLALPTSFTSQKVAELFVQEFIRLHGFPTKIINDRDPIFLSEFWQEINRLQEFWYNTSFQHSSKMTPFEVVYGRPPPTITRFIADSSHNQAVVENFRQRDETLAILKDNLHQAQARMKALADKGRRDISFEVGDWVYVRFRPYRQLSMRLQRYSKLSRRFFGPFKILQRIGVVAYKLDLPTSSRIHNVFHVSVLRKYIGNPSQQVTPIDLLDPAAPLILQPEAILQQRLVSKGGHQIQQFLIQWTGLPVSEATWEDKHTLQKRFPDLNLGVKVQLEGDGNVTNLEGEMAEPRRSTRVAQPPKHLDDYVVTKRTSLPNSLVGSKHQAVPNARDIVI